A single window of Danio rerio strain Tuebingen ecotype United States chromosome 15, GRCz12tu, whole genome shotgun sequence DNA harbors:
- the si:ch211-213d14.1 gene encoding POU domain class 2-associating factor 2 isoform X2: MTGSHMLPSYYGMRRPFISETEFCSSTKAFSADVYPSSLTGKSLSCDSGCVAGYSSLIDSYYPESFGDYRSTPFSSGGSTIFSPSALSSLLPSYSSDPSHYLLRDSWESAGTEVMEGLCGDALAPLPLSTPSSLVNPESTSPTQFRSSSRGSSMASSQSYSLHTLDEVGYHSSFQSPSTSFASSSFMAEPASKLAPVLPSEDTENTSSALSDGLVWGKEDTGSTWPQYEVRRAF; this comes from the exons ATGACTG GTTCTCACATGCTCCCGAGTTACTATGGCATGAGAAGACCTTTCATTTCAGAGACAGAGTTCTGCTCCTCAACAAAAGCATTTTCTGCGGACGTTTACCCCTCTTCACTTACTGGGAAATCTCTCTCGTGTGATAGCGGATGCGTGGCTGGTTATTCGTCTCTCATAGACAGCTACTATCCTGAGTCTTTTGGAGATTATCGCAGCACTCCTTTCTCTAGTGGAGGAAGCACAATCTTCTCACCCTCTGCATTGTCCTCTTTGCTGCCTTCTTACTCAAGTGACCCTTCACATTACTTACTG AGGGACTCATGGGAGTCCGCAGGGACGGAGGTGATGGAGGGCTTGTGTGGAGATGCTCTTGCTCCATTACCTCTGTCTACACCCAGTTCTCTGGTGAATCCTGAATCCACCAGCCCAACACAGTTCCGCTCGTCATCCCGAGGGTCCAGCATGGCATCCTCACAGTCCTACTCTCTACACACACTGGACGAAGTCGGCTATCATTCCTCATTTCAGTCACCCTCCACCAGCTTTGCTTCTTCTTCATTCATGGCTGAGCCTGCAAGCAAACTTGCGCCAGTTCTGCCCTCTGAAGACACTGAAAACACCTCTTCAGCCCTGAGCGACGGTCTAGTATGGGGCAAAGAGGACACAGGCAGCACATGGCCACAGTATGAGGTCAGGAGGGCATTCTGA
- the linc.pou2af1 gene encoding colorectal cancer associated 2 isoform 1 (isoform 1 is encoded by transcript variant 1) produces the protein MSADKPKVYQGVRVKTTVKELLQKHRALQAQKTATKSQAMADRDVCSTTMNAHLDVFSGMQAQEPYFQSRPFTENVNLQIENVYDHQQMMHMMPSETFSDSNFGCPTSSQWSNGYLPSNTDIYGTSLVSRTPSDPFNLPSPVDYNSYSPPQSHSSSSSCYSSPTRMDLSSSFSPESYHYQHCNLQHCFCLSHCSDMQEGMATTEYAPYGSSDCLFSYNDDSYFRRDILNPEMCYL, from the exons ATGTCTG CAGATAAACCGAAGGTATACCAGGGTGTGCGTGTGAAGACCACAGTTAAGGAGTTGTTGCAGAAGCACAGAGCCCTGCAGGCACAGAAAACTGCAACG AAATCACAAGCCATGGCTGATCGCGATGTCTGCTCTACGACCATGAAtg CCCACCTTGATGTCTTCTCTGGAATGCAAGCTCAAGAGCCATATTTCCAAAGTCGTCCCTTTACCGAAAATGTCAACTTACAGATTGAGAATGTTTATGACCATCAACAGATGATGCACATGATGCCATCTGAGACTTTCAGCGACAGCAATTTCGGGTGTCCCACTTCTTCGCAGTGGTCTAATGGATATCTACCGTCCAATACGGACATATACGGGACAAGCCtg GTATCAAGGACACCCTCAGACCCCTTCAATCTCCCTAGTCCAGTCGATTACAACAGTTATTCGCCCCCTCAGTCCCACTCTTCATCTTCCTCGTGCTACAGCTCCCCAACAAGGATGGATCTGAGCTCTAGTTTCTCCCCAGAAAGCTACCACTATCAGCACTGCAACCTCCAGCATTGCTTTTGCCTGTCGCACTGCTCCGATATGCAGGAAGGCATGGCCACTACAGAGTATGCGCCCTACGGCTCTTCAGACTGTTTGTTTTCATACAACGACGACAGTTATTTCAGGAGGGATATCTTAAACCCAGAGATGTGCTacttataa
- the linc.pou2af1 gene encoding colorectal cancer associated 2 isoform 2 (isoform 2 is encoded by transcript variant 2) gives MSDKPKVYQGVRVKTTVKELLQKHRALQAQKTATKSQAMADRDVCSTTMNAHLDVFSGMQAQEPYFQSRPFTENVNLQIENVYDHQQMMHMMPSETFSDSNFGCPTSSQWSNGYLPSNTDIYGTSLVSRTPSDPFNLPSPVDYNSYSPPQSHSSSSSCYSSPTRMDLSSSFSPESYHYQHCNLQHCFCLSHCSDMQEGMATTEYAPYGSSDCLFSYNDDSYFRRDILNPEMCYL, from the exons ATGTCTG ATAAACCGAAGGTATACCAGGGTGTGCGTGTGAAGACCACAGTTAAGGAGTTGTTGCAGAAGCACAGAGCCCTGCAGGCACAGAAAACTGCAACG AAATCACAAGCCATGGCTGATCGCGATGTCTGCTCTACGACCATGAAtg CCCACCTTGATGTCTTCTCTGGAATGCAAGCTCAAGAGCCATATTTCCAAAGTCGTCCCTTTACCGAAAATGTCAACTTACAGATTGAGAATGTTTATGACCATCAACAGATGATGCACATGATGCCATCTGAGACTTTCAGCGACAGCAATTTCGGGTGTCCCACTTCTTCGCAGTGGTCTAATGGATATCTACCGTCCAATACGGACATATACGGGACAAGCCtg GTATCAAGGACACCCTCAGACCCCTTCAATCTCCCTAGTCCAGTCGATTACAACAGTTATTCGCCCCCTCAGTCCCACTCTTCATCTTCCTCGTGCTACAGCTCCCCAACAAGGATGGATCTGAGCTCTAGTTTCTCCCCAGAAAGCTACCACTATCAGCACTGCAACCTCCAGCATTGCTTTTGCCTGTCGCACTGCTCCGATATGCAGGAAGGCATGGCCACTACAGAGTATGCGCCCTACGGCTCTTCAGACTGTTTGTTTTCATACAACGACGACAGTTATTTCAGGAGGGATATCTTAAACCCAGAGATGTGCTacttataa
- the linc.pou2af1 gene encoding colorectal cancer associated 2 isoform X1: MTFAFPSADKPKVYQGVRVKTTVKELLQKHRALQAQKTATKSQAMADRDVCSTTMNAHLDVFSGMQAQEPYFQSRPFTENVNLQIENVYDHQQMMHMMPSETFSDSNFGCPTSSQWSNGYLPSNTDIYGTSLVSRTPSDPFNLPSPVDYNSYSPPQSHSSSSSCYSSPTRMDLSSSFSPESYHYQHCNLQHCFCLSHCSDMQEGMATTEYAPYGSSDCLFSYNDDSYFRRDILNPEMCYL; encoded by the exons ATGACATTTGCTTTTCCTTCAGCAGATAAACCGAAGGTATACCAGGGTGTGCGTGTGAAGACCACAGTTAAGGAGTTGTTGCAGAAGCACAGAGCCCTGCAGGCACAGAAAACTGCAACG AAATCACAAGCCATGGCTGATCGCGATGTCTGCTCTACGACCATGAAtg CCCACCTTGATGTCTTCTCTGGAATGCAAGCTCAAGAGCCATATTTCCAAAGTCGTCCCTTTACCGAAAATGTCAACTTACAGATTGAGAATGTTTATGACCATCAACAGATGATGCACATGATGCCATCTGAGACTTTCAGCGACAGCAATTTCGGGTGTCCCACTTCTTCGCAGTGGTCTAATGGATATCTACCGTCCAATACGGACATATACGGGACAAGCCtg GTATCAAGGACACCCTCAGACCCCTTCAATCTCCCTAGTCCAGTCGATTACAACAGTTATTCGCCCCCTCAGTCCCACTCTTCATCTTCCTCGTGCTACAGCTCCCCAACAAGGATGGATCTGAGCTCTAGTTTCTCCCCAGAAAGCTACCACTATCAGCACTGCAACCTCCAGCATTGCTTTTGCCTGTCGCACTGCTCCGATATGCAGGAAGGCATGGCCACTACAGAGTATGCGCCCTACGGCTCTTCAGACTGTTTGTTTTCATACAACGACGACAGTTATTTCAGGAGGGATATCTTAAACCCAGAGATGTGCTacttataa
- the linc.pou2af1 gene encoding colorectal cancer associated 2 isoform X2, translated as MADRDVCSTTMNAHLDVFSGMQAQEPYFQSRPFTENVNLQIENVYDHQQMMHMMPSETFSDSNFGCPTSSQWSNGYLPSNTDIYGTSLVSRTPSDPFNLPSPVDYNSYSPPQSHSSSSSCYSSPTRMDLSSSFSPESYHYQHCNLQHCFCLSHCSDMQEGMATTEYAPYGSSDCLFSYNDDSYFRRDILNPEMCYL; from the exons ATGGCTGATCGCGATGTCTGCTCTACGACCATGAAtg CCCACCTTGATGTCTTCTCTGGAATGCAAGCTCAAGAGCCATATTTCCAAAGTCGTCCCTTTACCGAAAATGTCAACTTACAGATTGAGAATGTTTATGACCATCAACAGATGATGCACATGATGCCATCTGAGACTTTCAGCGACAGCAATTTCGGGTGTCCCACTTCTTCGCAGTGGTCTAATGGATATCTACCGTCCAATACGGACATATACGGGACAAGCCtg GTATCAAGGACACCCTCAGACCCCTTCAATCTCCCTAGTCCAGTCGATTACAACAGTTATTCGCCCCCTCAGTCCCACTCTTCATCTTCCTCGTGCTACAGCTCCCCAACAAGGATGGATCTGAGCTCTAGTTTCTCCCCAGAAAGCTACCACTATCAGCACTGCAACCTCCAGCATTGCTTTTGCCTGTCGCACTGCTCCGATATGCAGGAAGGCATGGCCACTACAGAGTATGCGCCCTACGGCTCTTCAGACTGTTTGTTTTCATACAACGACGACAGTTATTTCAGGAGGGATATCTTAAACCCAGAGATGTGCTacttataa
- the linc.pou2af1 gene encoding colorectal cancer associated 2 isoform 3 (isoform 3 is encoded by transcript variant 3) translates to MKPTSTIAHLDVFSGMQAQEPYFQSRPFTENVNLQIENVYDHQQMMHMMPSETFSDSNFGCPTSSQWSNGYLPSNTDIYGTSLVSRTPSDPFNLPSPVDYNSYSPPQSHSSSSSCYSSPTRMDLSSSFSPESYHYQHCNLQHCFCLSHCSDMQEGMATTEYAPYGSSDCLFSYNDDSYFRRDILNPEMCYL, encoded by the exons ATGAAACCTACATCTACTATAG CCCACCTTGATGTCTTCTCTGGAATGCAAGCTCAAGAGCCATATTTCCAAAGTCGTCCCTTTACCGAAAATGTCAACTTACAGATTGAGAATGTTTATGACCATCAACAGATGATGCACATGATGCCATCTGAGACTTTCAGCGACAGCAATTTCGGGTGTCCCACTTCTTCGCAGTGGTCTAATGGATATCTACCGTCCAATACGGACATATACGGGACAAGCCtg GTATCAAGGACACCCTCAGACCCCTTCAATCTCCCTAGTCCAGTCGATTACAACAGTTATTCGCCCCCTCAGTCCCACTCTTCATCTTCCTCGTGCTACAGCTCCCCAACAAGGATGGATCTGAGCTCTAGTTTCTCCCCAGAAAGCTACCACTATCAGCACTGCAACCTCCAGCATTGCTTTTGCCTGTCGCACTGCTCCGATATGCAGGAAGGCATGGCCACTACAGAGTATGCGCCCTACGGCTCTTCAGACTGTTTGTTTTCATACAACGACGACAGTTATTTCAGGAGGGATATCTTAAACCCAGAGATGTGCTacttataa